One stretch of Juglans microcarpa x Juglans regia isolate MS1-56 chromosome 3D, Jm3101_v1.0, whole genome shotgun sequence DNA includes these proteins:
- the LOC121255223 gene encoding cytochrome P450 89A2-like — MAFGNVNDSTIREVERIQAELIFNYDQFTVFSSWPRLGKLLFRDRWKRYSNILKSQFINAGTDTSLMTLQWIMANIVKHPHIQAKLFSKIKAVVGEGAEETKEENVQKMTYLKVVILETLRIHPPSTFLVPNAVSEDSELLGYKIPKDTTVNFVISLMGWDPKEWENPMEFRPERLLNREENGEPD, encoded by the exons ATGGCTTTTGGCAATGTCAATGATAGCACGATTAGAGAAGTTGAACGCATTCAAGCTGAACTTATTTTCAACTACGACCAGTTCACTGTGTTCTCCAGCTGGCCAAGGTTGGGGAAATTGCTGTTCAGAGATCGTTGGAAGAGGTACTCGAATATCTTGAAGAGTCAG TTCATCAATGCCGGCACCGACACAAGCCTAATGACGCTACAGTGGATCATGGCAAATATAGTGAAGCACCCACACATTCAAGCCAagcttttttctaaaatcaaggCGGTGGTGGGAGAAGGAGCCGAAGAGACTAAGGAGGAAAATGTGCAGAAGATGACATATTTGAAAGTAGTGATTCTCGAGACTCTAAGAATTCACCCGCCAAGTACCTTCTTGGTACCTAATGCAGTCTCAGAAGATTCAGAACTTCTTGGCTACAAAATCCCGAAAGATACGACAGTGAACTTCGTGATATCACTGATGGGGTGGGATCCAAAGGAGTGGGAGAATCCAATGGAGTTTAGGCCGGAGAGGTTGCTGAATCGTGAAGAAAATGGAGAACCAGATTGA